The Mycolicibacterium flavescens genome has a segment encoding these proteins:
- a CDS encoding transcriptional regulator: MSSIRNDESTVEARIIDAAAACVLAVGVKRVTLTDIARRARMSRPTIYRRWSDTNGVLAALMTERIAGVLDKVPDSGSDRRALVQRVVDVARHLRNDEIIMSVLRDAPEFAMVYIANRLGTSQMILIDALTHAIKLAQDDGSVRAGDARQLAAMCLLITQSAIQSAQMVEKLLDTDALDAELAHALDGYLAP; encoded by the coding sequence ATGTCGTCAATCCGTAACGATGAGTCGACGGTCGAGGCGCGCATCATCGATGCCGCGGCGGCCTGCGTGCTCGCGGTGGGGGTCAAGCGGGTCACGCTGACCGACATCGCCCGGCGTGCGCGCATGAGCCGCCCGACCATCTATCGCAGGTGGTCCGATACGAACGGGGTCCTCGCGGCGCTGATGACCGAGCGCATCGCAGGTGTGCTGGACAAAGTGCCCGACAGCGGTTCCGACCGCAGAGCGCTGGTGCAGCGGGTCGTCGACGTGGCCCGGCATCTGCGGAACGACGAGATCATCATGTCGGTGCTGCGGGATGCACCGGAATTCGCGATGGTCTACATCGCCAACCGGCTCGGGACCAGCCAGATGATCCTCATCGACGCGTTGACCCACGCCATCAAGCTCGCCCAGGACGACGGCAGCGTACGTGCCGGTGATGCGCGCCAGCTGGCCGCGATGTGCCTGCTGATCACCCAGTCGGCGATCCAGTCCGCGCAGATGGTCGAGAAGCTGTTGGACACCGATGCGCTCGACGCCGAGTTGGCGCACGCCCTCGACGGGTATCTGGCACCGTGA